In Catharus ustulatus isolate bCatUst1 chromosome 31, bCatUst1.pri.v2, whole genome shotgun sequence, the following proteins share a genomic window:
- the PFKM gene encoding ATP-dependent 6-phosphofructokinase, muscle type isoform X2, which yields MMSSCRGSFCVCIPLQLLPAVDPITVDPITAEPIPVSPYGRKMSPSPVGPRHSETLGVGKAIAVLTSGGDAQGMNAAVRAVVRVGIYTGARVFYVYEGYQGLVDGGEHIKEATWESVSMMLQLGGTVIGSARCQDFRTREGRLRAARNLVKRGITNLCVIGGDGSLTGADTFRAEWGGLLADLVKTGGITAEEAQRSSHLNIVGMVGSIDNDFCGTDMTIGTDSALHRIMEIVDAITTTAQSHQRTFVLEVMGRHCGYLALITALACGADWVFIPESPPEDDWEEHLCRRLAETRDGGSRLNIIIVAEGAIDKQGKPITSDEIKALVVKRLGYDTRVTILGHVQRGGTPSAFDRILASRMGVEAVMALLEATPDTPACVVSLSGNQAVRLPLMECVQVTKDVTTAMNEGRFEDALKLRGRSFQNNWNVYKLLAHIRPPATKSGYTVAVMNVGAPAAGMNAAVRSTVRIGLIHGHRMLAVHDGFEGLAFGMVEEIGWNTVGGWTGLGGSKLGTKRTLPKKYFEEISTNISKFGIHGLIIIGGFEAFVGGLELVEGRARFEELCIPLCIVPATVSNNVPGSDFSIGADTSLNTITNTCDLIKQSAAGTKRRVFIIETMGGFCGYLATMAGLAAGADAAYIFEEPFSSRDLQANVDHLTEKMKTSVKRGLVLRNERCNENYTTDFIYNLYSEEGKGVFDCRKNVLGHMQQGGSPTPFDRNFGTKMGAKAVAWITGKIKECSRHGRIFANTADSACLLGMRKRSLMFQPITELRQQTDFEHRIPKEQWWLKLRPILKVLAKYNIELDTSETAHLEHLTRKVLVPEATV from the exons ATGATGTCATCCTGTAGGGGGTCATTCTGTGTGTGTATCCCATTACAGCTACTCCCTGCAGTCGATCCCATCACAGTCGATCCCATTACAGCTGAGCCTATTCCGGTTTCTCCCTATG gcaggaAAATGTCCCCGAGCCCCGTGGGACCCCGGCACTCCGAGACCCTGGGGGTCGGCAAAGCCATCGCCGTCCTCACCTCCGGGGGAGACGCGCAGG GGATGAATGCGGCCGTGCGCGCCGTGGTGCGCGTGGGGATCTACACCGGGGCCAGGGTGTTCTACGTGTATGAG GGCTACCAGGGGCTCGTGGACGGCGGCGAGCACATCAAGGAGGCCACGTGGGAGAGCGTGTCCATGATGCTGCAGCTG GGCGGCACGGTGATCGGCAGCGCGCGCTGCCAGGATTTCCGCACGCGCGAAGGACGGCTCCGCGCCGCGCGGAACTTGGTCAAGCGCGGCATCACCAACCTGTGCGTGATCGGCGGCGACGGCAGCCTCACCGGCGCCGACACCTTCCGCGCCGAGTGGGGCGGGCTCCTGGCAGATTTGGTGAAAACCG GTGGCATCACGGCAGAGGAGGCTCAGCGCTCGAGCCACCTGAACATCGTGGGCATGGTGGGCTCCATTGACAACGACTTCTGCGGCACTGACATGACCATCGGTACCGACTCGGCGCTGCACCGCATCATGGAGATCGTGGACGCCATCACCACCACGGCGCAGAG CCACCAGAGGACTTTTGTGCTGGAGGTGATGGGGCGGCACTGCGG GTACCTGGCACTGATCACAGCCCTGGCCTGCGGCGCCGATTGGGTTTTCATCCCCGAGTCACCCCCTGAGGACGACTGGGAGGAGCACCTGTGCAGGAGGCTGGCTGAg ACCCGTGATGGCGGCTCCAGGCTCAACATCATCATCGTGGCCGAGGGCGCCATCGACAAGCAGGGCAAGCCCATCACCTCGGATGAGATCAAGGCC ctggtGGTGAAACGTCTGGGGTATGACACAAGGGTGACCATCCTAGGCCACGTCCAGCGCGGGGGGACCCCCTCAGCTTTTGACCGCATCCTG GCCAGCAGGATGGGTGTGGAGGCTGTGATGGCGCTGCTGGAGGCGACACCGGACACACCGGCCTGTGTGGTCAGTCTGTCCGGCAACCAGGCTGTGCGCCTGCCCCTCATGGAGTGCGTCCAGGTG acCAAGGACGTCACCACAGCCATGAACGAGGGACGCTTCGAGGATGCGTTGAAGCTGCGGGGCCG GAGCTTCCAGAACAACTGGAACGTCTACAAGCTGCTGGCTCACATCCGCCCGCCTGCCACCAAG AGCGGGTACACGGTGGCCGTGATGAACGTGGGCGCTCCGGCAGCGGGGATGAACGCGGCCGTGCGGTCGACTGTGAGGATCGGCCTCATCCACGGACACCGCATGCTCGCTGTGCACGATGGCTTTGAGGGGCTGGCCTTTGGGATG GTGGAGGAGATTGGCTGGAATACCGTGGGcggctggacagggctgggaggatcTAAACTGGGCACCAAGAG GACTCTGCCCAAGAAATATTTCGAGGAGATCAGCACCAACATCAGCAAATTTGGGATCCACGGGCTCATAATCATCGGCGGCTTTGAG GCGTTCGTGGGTGGCCTGGAGCTGGTGGAGGGCCGGGCACGCTTTGAGGAGCTCTGCATCCCCCTGTGCATCGTCCCAGCCACCGTCTCCAACAACGTCCCCGGCTCTGACTTCAGCATTGGCGCCGACACCTCCCTCAACACCATCACCAAT ACGTGTGACCTGATCAAGCAGTCGGCTGCAGGCACCAAGCGCCGTGTGTTCATCATCGAGACCATGGGTGGCTTCTGTGGCTACCTGGCCACCATGGCCGGGCTGGCGGCTGGCGCCGACGCCGCCTACATCTTCGAGGAGCCCTTCAGCAGCCGCGACCTGCAG GCCAACGTGGACCACCTGACAGAGAAGATGAAAACCTCGGTGAAAAGGGGGCTTGTGCTCAG GAACGAGCGCTGCAATGAGAACTACACCACAGATTTCATCTACAACCTCTACTCCGAGGAGGGCAAAGGGGTCTTTGACTGCCGGAAAAATGTCCTGGGGCACATGCAGCAg ggaggcagTCCCACCCCTTTCGACCGTAATTTCGGCACCAAGATGGGCGCCAAGGCTGTGGCCTGGATCACCGGGAAGATCAAGGAGTGCTCCCGGCatg GCCGGATCTTTGCCAACACGGCCGACTCGGCGTGCCTGCTGGGGATGCGCAAGCGCAGCCTGATGTTCCAGCCCATCACTGAGCTGCGCCAGCAGACGGATTTCGA GCACCGCATCCCCAAGGAGCAGTGGTGGCTGAAGCTGCGGCCCATCCTCAAAGTCCTGGCCAAGTACAACATCGAGCTGGACACGTCGGAGACGGCGCATCTGGAGCACCTGACCCGCAAGGTCCTGGTCCCTGAAGCCACCGTGTGA
- the ASB8 gene encoding ankyrin repeat and SOCS box protein 8 isoform X1, whose amino-acid sequence MWYIMQSIQSKYSLSERLIRTIAAIRSFPRDNVEDLIGRGADVNCLHGTLKPLHCACMVADADCVELLLQKGAEVNALDGYNRTALHYAAEKDETCVEILLEYGANPNALDGNKDTPLHWAAFKNNAECVRALLANGALVNALDYNNDTPLSWAAMKGNLESVSILLDFGAEVRVVNLKGQSPISRLVALLVRGLGTEREDSCLDLLHRATGHFELRKNGSLPWEVARDPQLCQRLTLLCSAPGTLQALSRYAVRRSLGLRFLPQAVQQLPLPACLKEYLLLLT is encoded by the exons ATGTGGTACATCATGCAGAGCATCCAGAGCAAGTACTCGCTGTCCGAGCGCCTTATCCGCACCATCGCCGCCATCCGCTCCTTCCCGCGGGACAACGTGGAGGATCTCATCGGCCGG GGCGCCGATGTGAACTGCCTGCACGGCACCCTCAAACCCCTGCACTGCGCCTGCATGGTGGCTGATGCCGACTGCGTGGAGCTCCTGCTGCAAAAAGGAGCTGAG GTGAACGCCCTGGATGGCTACAACCGTACAGCCCTTCACTATGCAGCAGAAAAAGATGAAACCTGCGTGGAGATTTTGTTGGAGTACGGAGCCAACCCCAACGCCCTGGACGGCAACAAGGACACACCGCTGCACTGGGCAGCCTTCAAGAACAACGCCGAGTGCGTGCGGGCCCTGCTGGCCAACGGCGCCCTGGTCAACGCCCTGGACTACAACAACGACACCCCCCTGAGCTGGGCGGCCATGAAGGGCAACCTGGAGAGCGTCAGCATCCTGCTGGACTTCGGCGCCGAGGTGCGCGTGGTCAACCTGAAGGGCCAGAGCCCCATCTCACgcctggtggcactgctggtgcGGGGCCTGGGCACGGAGCGTGAGGACTCCTGCCTGGATTTGCTCCACAGAGCCACGGGACACTTCGAGCTGCGCAAGAATGGGAGCCTGCCCTGGGAGGTGGCCCGGGACCCGCAGCTGTGCCAGCGGCTGACGCTGCTGTGCTCGGCGCCGGGCACGCTGCAGGCGCTGTCACGCTACGCCGTGCGCCGCTCGCTCGGCCTGCGCTTCCTGCCCCAGGCcgtgcagcagctgccactgcccgCCTGCCTCAAGGagtacctgctgctgctcacctga
- the PFKM gene encoding ATP-dependent 6-phosphofructokinase, muscle type isoform X3, with protein sequence MGTGTSKKSSLEPVRSAEQVPQGTQTETGRKMSPSPVGPRHSETLGVGKAIAVLTSGGDAQGMNAAVRAVVRVGIYTGARVFYVYEGYQGLVDGGEHIKEATWESVSMMLQLGGTVIGSARCQDFRTREGRLRAARNLVKRGITNLCVIGGDGSLTGADTFRAEWGGLLADLVKTGGITAEEAQRSSHLNIVGMVGSIDNDFCGTDMTIGTDSALHRIMEIVDAITTTAQSHQRTFVLEVMGRHCGYLALITALACGADWVFIPESPPEDDWEEHLCRRLAETRDGGSRLNIIIVAEGAIDKQGKPITSDEIKALVVKRLGYDTRVTILGHVQRGGTPSAFDRILASRMGVEAVMALLEATPDTPACVVSLSGNQAVRLPLMECVQVTKDVTTAMNEGRFEDALKLRGRSFQNNWNVYKLLAHIRPPATKSGYTVAVMNVGAPAAGMNAAVRSTVRIGLIHGHRMLAVHDGFEGLAFGMVEEIGWNTVGGWTGLGGSKLGTKRTLPKKYFEEISTNISKFGIHGLIIIGGFEAFVGGLELVEGRARFEELCIPLCIVPATVSNNVPGSDFSIGADTSLNTITNTCDLIKQSAAGTKRRVFIIETMGGFCGYLATMAGLAAGADAAYIFEEPFSSRDLQANVDHLTEKMKTSVKRGLVLRNERCNENYTTDFIYNLYSEEGKGVFDCRKNVLGHMQQGGSPTPFDRNFGTKMGAKAVAWITGKIKECSRHGRIFANTADSACLLGMRKRSLMFQPITELRQQTDFEHRIPKEQWWLKLRPILKVLAKYNIELDTSETAHLEHLTRKVLVPEATV encoded by the exons atggggactgggacCAGTAAGAAAAGCAGCCTGGAACCAGTAAGGAGTGCAGAGCAAGTCCCACAGGGAACACAGACTGAGACTG gcaggaAAATGTCCCCGAGCCCCGTGGGACCCCGGCACTCCGAGACCCTGGGGGTCGGCAAAGCCATCGCCGTCCTCACCTCCGGGGGAGACGCGCAGG GGATGAATGCGGCCGTGCGCGCCGTGGTGCGCGTGGGGATCTACACCGGGGCCAGGGTGTTCTACGTGTATGAG GGCTACCAGGGGCTCGTGGACGGCGGCGAGCACATCAAGGAGGCCACGTGGGAGAGCGTGTCCATGATGCTGCAGCTG GGCGGCACGGTGATCGGCAGCGCGCGCTGCCAGGATTTCCGCACGCGCGAAGGACGGCTCCGCGCCGCGCGGAACTTGGTCAAGCGCGGCATCACCAACCTGTGCGTGATCGGCGGCGACGGCAGCCTCACCGGCGCCGACACCTTCCGCGCCGAGTGGGGCGGGCTCCTGGCAGATTTGGTGAAAACCG GTGGCATCACGGCAGAGGAGGCTCAGCGCTCGAGCCACCTGAACATCGTGGGCATGGTGGGCTCCATTGACAACGACTTCTGCGGCACTGACATGACCATCGGTACCGACTCGGCGCTGCACCGCATCATGGAGATCGTGGACGCCATCACCACCACGGCGCAGAG CCACCAGAGGACTTTTGTGCTGGAGGTGATGGGGCGGCACTGCGG GTACCTGGCACTGATCACAGCCCTGGCCTGCGGCGCCGATTGGGTTTTCATCCCCGAGTCACCCCCTGAGGACGACTGGGAGGAGCACCTGTGCAGGAGGCTGGCTGAg ACCCGTGATGGCGGCTCCAGGCTCAACATCATCATCGTGGCCGAGGGCGCCATCGACAAGCAGGGCAAGCCCATCACCTCGGATGAGATCAAGGCC ctggtGGTGAAACGTCTGGGGTATGACACAAGGGTGACCATCCTAGGCCACGTCCAGCGCGGGGGGACCCCCTCAGCTTTTGACCGCATCCTG GCCAGCAGGATGGGTGTGGAGGCTGTGATGGCGCTGCTGGAGGCGACACCGGACACACCGGCCTGTGTGGTCAGTCTGTCCGGCAACCAGGCTGTGCGCCTGCCCCTCATGGAGTGCGTCCAGGTG acCAAGGACGTCACCACAGCCATGAACGAGGGACGCTTCGAGGATGCGTTGAAGCTGCGGGGCCG GAGCTTCCAGAACAACTGGAACGTCTACAAGCTGCTGGCTCACATCCGCCCGCCTGCCACCAAG AGCGGGTACACGGTGGCCGTGATGAACGTGGGCGCTCCGGCAGCGGGGATGAACGCGGCCGTGCGGTCGACTGTGAGGATCGGCCTCATCCACGGACACCGCATGCTCGCTGTGCACGATGGCTTTGAGGGGCTGGCCTTTGGGATG GTGGAGGAGATTGGCTGGAATACCGTGGGcggctggacagggctgggaggatcTAAACTGGGCACCAAGAG GACTCTGCCCAAGAAATATTTCGAGGAGATCAGCACCAACATCAGCAAATTTGGGATCCACGGGCTCATAATCATCGGCGGCTTTGAG GCGTTCGTGGGTGGCCTGGAGCTGGTGGAGGGCCGGGCACGCTTTGAGGAGCTCTGCATCCCCCTGTGCATCGTCCCAGCCACCGTCTCCAACAACGTCCCCGGCTCTGACTTCAGCATTGGCGCCGACACCTCCCTCAACACCATCACCAAT ACGTGTGACCTGATCAAGCAGTCGGCTGCAGGCACCAAGCGCCGTGTGTTCATCATCGAGACCATGGGTGGCTTCTGTGGCTACCTGGCCACCATGGCCGGGCTGGCGGCTGGCGCCGACGCCGCCTACATCTTCGAGGAGCCCTTCAGCAGCCGCGACCTGCAG GCCAACGTGGACCACCTGACAGAGAAGATGAAAACCTCGGTGAAAAGGGGGCTTGTGCTCAG GAACGAGCGCTGCAATGAGAACTACACCACAGATTTCATCTACAACCTCTACTCCGAGGAGGGCAAAGGGGTCTTTGACTGCCGGAAAAATGTCCTGGGGCACATGCAGCAg ggaggcagTCCCACCCCTTTCGACCGTAATTTCGGCACCAAGATGGGCGCCAAGGCTGTGGCCTGGATCACCGGGAAGATCAAGGAGTGCTCCCGGCatg GCCGGATCTTTGCCAACACGGCCGACTCGGCGTGCCTGCTGGGGATGCGCAAGCGCAGCCTGATGTTCCAGCCCATCACTGAGCTGCGCCAGCAGACGGATTTCGA GCACCGCATCCCCAAGGAGCAGTGGTGGCTGAAGCTGCGGCCCATCCTCAAAGTCCTGGCCAAGTACAACATCGAGCTGGACACGTCGGAGACGGCGCATCTGGAGCACCTGACCCGCAAGGTCCTGGTCCCTGAAGCCACCGTGTGA
- the PFKM gene encoding ATP-dependent 6-phosphofructokinase, muscle type isoform X1 has protein sequence MVAVPLSPGLSRFLAPAALSLAALLLLLLLSFVPPAPSRRRSAGRKMSPSPVGPRHSETLGVGKAIAVLTSGGDAQGMNAAVRAVVRVGIYTGARVFYVYEGYQGLVDGGEHIKEATWESVSMMLQLGGTVIGSARCQDFRTREGRLRAARNLVKRGITNLCVIGGDGSLTGADTFRAEWGGLLADLVKTGGITAEEAQRSSHLNIVGMVGSIDNDFCGTDMTIGTDSALHRIMEIVDAITTTAQSHQRTFVLEVMGRHCGYLALITALACGADWVFIPESPPEDDWEEHLCRRLAETRDGGSRLNIIIVAEGAIDKQGKPITSDEIKALVVKRLGYDTRVTILGHVQRGGTPSAFDRILASRMGVEAVMALLEATPDTPACVVSLSGNQAVRLPLMECVQVTKDVTTAMNEGRFEDALKLRGRSFQNNWNVYKLLAHIRPPATKSGYTVAVMNVGAPAAGMNAAVRSTVRIGLIHGHRMLAVHDGFEGLAFGMVEEIGWNTVGGWTGLGGSKLGTKRTLPKKYFEEISTNISKFGIHGLIIIGGFEAFVGGLELVEGRARFEELCIPLCIVPATVSNNVPGSDFSIGADTSLNTITNTCDLIKQSAAGTKRRVFIIETMGGFCGYLATMAGLAAGADAAYIFEEPFSSRDLQANVDHLTEKMKTSVKRGLVLRNERCNENYTTDFIYNLYSEEGKGVFDCRKNVLGHMQQGGSPTPFDRNFGTKMGAKAVAWITGKIKECSRHGRIFANTADSACLLGMRKRSLMFQPITELRQQTDFEHRIPKEQWWLKLRPILKVLAKYNIELDTSETAHLEHLTRKVLVPEATV, from the exons ATGGTGGcggtcccgctgtccccgggaCTGAGCCGGTTCCTGGCCCCGGCCGCGCTCTCTCTGGCCGcgctccttctcctcctcctcctgtccttCGTGCCCCCCGCCCCGAGCCGGCGGCGCTCCGCAG gcaggaAAATGTCCCCGAGCCCCGTGGGACCCCGGCACTCCGAGACCCTGGGGGTCGGCAAAGCCATCGCCGTCCTCACCTCCGGGGGAGACGCGCAGG GGATGAATGCGGCCGTGCGCGCCGTGGTGCGCGTGGGGATCTACACCGGGGCCAGGGTGTTCTACGTGTATGAG GGCTACCAGGGGCTCGTGGACGGCGGCGAGCACATCAAGGAGGCCACGTGGGAGAGCGTGTCCATGATGCTGCAGCTG GGCGGCACGGTGATCGGCAGCGCGCGCTGCCAGGATTTCCGCACGCGCGAAGGACGGCTCCGCGCCGCGCGGAACTTGGTCAAGCGCGGCATCACCAACCTGTGCGTGATCGGCGGCGACGGCAGCCTCACCGGCGCCGACACCTTCCGCGCCGAGTGGGGCGGGCTCCTGGCAGATTTGGTGAAAACCG GTGGCATCACGGCAGAGGAGGCTCAGCGCTCGAGCCACCTGAACATCGTGGGCATGGTGGGCTCCATTGACAACGACTTCTGCGGCACTGACATGACCATCGGTACCGACTCGGCGCTGCACCGCATCATGGAGATCGTGGACGCCATCACCACCACGGCGCAGAG CCACCAGAGGACTTTTGTGCTGGAGGTGATGGGGCGGCACTGCGG GTACCTGGCACTGATCACAGCCCTGGCCTGCGGCGCCGATTGGGTTTTCATCCCCGAGTCACCCCCTGAGGACGACTGGGAGGAGCACCTGTGCAGGAGGCTGGCTGAg ACCCGTGATGGCGGCTCCAGGCTCAACATCATCATCGTGGCCGAGGGCGCCATCGACAAGCAGGGCAAGCCCATCACCTCGGATGAGATCAAGGCC ctggtGGTGAAACGTCTGGGGTATGACACAAGGGTGACCATCCTAGGCCACGTCCAGCGCGGGGGGACCCCCTCAGCTTTTGACCGCATCCTG GCCAGCAGGATGGGTGTGGAGGCTGTGATGGCGCTGCTGGAGGCGACACCGGACACACCGGCCTGTGTGGTCAGTCTGTCCGGCAACCAGGCTGTGCGCCTGCCCCTCATGGAGTGCGTCCAGGTG acCAAGGACGTCACCACAGCCATGAACGAGGGACGCTTCGAGGATGCGTTGAAGCTGCGGGGCCG GAGCTTCCAGAACAACTGGAACGTCTACAAGCTGCTGGCTCACATCCGCCCGCCTGCCACCAAG AGCGGGTACACGGTGGCCGTGATGAACGTGGGCGCTCCGGCAGCGGGGATGAACGCGGCCGTGCGGTCGACTGTGAGGATCGGCCTCATCCACGGACACCGCATGCTCGCTGTGCACGATGGCTTTGAGGGGCTGGCCTTTGGGATG GTGGAGGAGATTGGCTGGAATACCGTGGGcggctggacagggctgggaggatcTAAACTGGGCACCAAGAG GACTCTGCCCAAGAAATATTTCGAGGAGATCAGCACCAACATCAGCAAATTTGGGATCCACGGGCTCATAATCATCGGCGGCTTTGAG GCGTTCGTGGGTGGCCTGGAGCTGGTGGAGGGCCGGGCACGCTTTGAGGAGCTCTGCATCCCCCTGTGCATCGTCCCAGCCACCGTCTCCAACAACGTCCCCGGCTCTGACTTCAGCATTGGCGCCGACACCTCCCTCAACACCATCACCAAT ACGTGTGACCTGATCAAGCAGTCGGCTGCAGGCACCAAGCGCCGTGTGTTCATCATCGAGACCATGGGTGGCTTCTGTGGCTACCTGGCCACCATGGCCGGGCTGGCGGCTGGCGCCGACGCCGCCTACATCTTCGAGGAGCCCTTCAGCAGCCGCGACCTGCAG GCCAACGTGGACCACCTGACAGAGAAGATGAAAACCTCGGTGAAAAGGGGGCTTGTGCTCAG GAACGAGCGCTGCAATGAGAACTACACCACAGATTTCATCTACAACCTCTACTCCGAGGAGGGCAAAGGGGTCTTTGACTGCCGGAAAAATGTCCTGGGGCACATGCAGCAg ggaggcagTCCCACCCCTTTCGACCGTAATTTCGGCACCAAGATGGGCGCCAAGGCTGTGGCCTGGATCACCGGGAAGATCAAGGAGTGCTCCCGGCatg GCCGGATCTTTGCCAACACGGCCGACTCGGCGTGCCTGCTGGGGATGCGCAAGCGCAGCCTGATGTTCCAGCCCATCACTGAGCTGCGCCAGCAGACGGATTTCGA GCACCGCATCCCCAAGGAGCAGTGGTGGCTGAAGCTGCGGCCCATCCTCAAAGTCCTGGCCAAGTACAACATCGAGCTGGACACGTCGGAGACGGCGCATCTGGAGCACCTGACCCGCAAGGTCCTGGTCCCTGAAGCCACCGTGTGA
- the ASB8 gene encoding ankyrin repeat and SOCS box protein 8 isoform X2 has product MPRRCPRHVVHHAEHPEQVLAVRAPYPHHRRHPLLPAGQRGGSHRPGAGEFLTQGGSFTPQGADVNCLHGTLKPLHCACMVADADCVELLLQKGAEVNALDGYNRTALHYAAEKDETCVEILLEYGANPNALDGNKDTPLHWAAFKNNAECVRALLANGALVNALDYNNDTPLSWAAMKGNLESVSILLDFGAEVRVVNLKGQSPISRLVALLVRGLGTEREDSCLDLLHRATGHFELRKNGSLPWEVARDPQLCQRLTLLCSAPGTLQALSRYAVRRSLGLRFLPQAVQQLPLPACLKEYLLLLT; this is encoded by the exons atgccgcggcgctgcccgcgcCATGTGGTACATCATGCAGAGCATCCAGAGCAAGTACTCGCTGTCCGAGCGCCTTATCCGCACCATCGCCGCCATCCGCTCCTTCCCGCGGGACAACGTGGAGGATCTCATCGGCCGGGTGC CGGGGAGTTCCTGACCCAGGGGGGTTCTTTTACTCCCCAGGGCGCCGATGTGAACTGCCTGCACGGCACCCTCAAACCCCTGCACTGCGCCTGCATGGTGGCTGATGCCGACTGCGTGGAGCTCCTGCTGCAAAAAGGAGCTGAG GTGAACGCCCTGGATGGCTACAACCGTACAGCCCTTCACTATGCAGCAGAAAAAGATGAAACCTGCGTGGAGATTTTGTTGGAGTACGGAGCCAACCCCAACGCCCTGGACGGCAACAAGGACACACCGCTGCACTGGGCAGCCTTCAAGAACAACGCCGAGTGCGTGCGGGCCCTGCTGGCCAACGGCGCCCTGGTCAACGCCCTGGACTACAACAACGACACCCCCCTGAGCTGGGCGGCCATGAAGGGCAACCTGGAGAGCGTCAGCATCCTGCTGGACTTCGGCGCCGAGGTGCGCGTGGTCAACCTGAAGGGCCAGAGCCCCATCTCACgcctggtggcactgctggtgcGGGGCCTGGGCACGGAGCGTGAGGACTCCTGCCTGGATTTGCTCCACAGAGCCACGGGACACTTCGAGCTGCGCAAGAATGGGAGCCTGCCCTGGGAGGTGGCCCGGGACCCGCAGCTGTGCCAGCGGCTGACGCTGCTGTGCTCGGCGCCGGGCACGCTGCAGGCGCTGTCACGCTACGCCGTGCGCCGCTCGCTCGGCCTGCGCTTCCTGCCCCAGGCcgtgcagcagctgccactgcccgCCTGCCTCAAGGagtacctgctgctgctcacctga